The following coding sequences are from one Planctomycetota bacterium window:
- a CDS encoding PmoA family protein yields MKTLVFGAALLAALPAAADDAAVTLAPHEKDRRWLLLETPVPERVGVPCEVADEQGRPVPSQTEGRVVRWLVPFVPAGARPRFVIRPGASKLPGLALADLEGGIVSVRAPDREITRFYPVAGTTHRKPCFYPLVARGANVLRGFPIEDRPGEARDHPHHSGIYHAFGDVNGRDYWAKVPITHRRILAREAGPACARLAVENAWGEDLVEIQDVRILNAGEDAVLDWTITLRAGAAPVALGTNPRMAKEGSFAVRVAAELSRKGDAPDLMTDALGNRGEKAIRAAAAPWVDYSAEVNGRKIGVAVFNHPSSFRYPTTWHVRAYGLFAANPWYVTEAKGLDRKGEQTLGPGESVVLRYRVYVHGGDAAEGKVADVFAGYAHAEPARE; encoded by the coding sequence ATGAAAACGCTCGTCTTCGGGGCCGCGCTCCTGGCGGCGCTTCCCGCGGCGGCCGACGACGCCGCGGTGACGCTGGCGCCTCACGAAAAGGACCGCCGCTGGCTGCTTCTGGAGACTCCGGTCCCCGAGCGCGTGGGCGTTCCCTGCGAGGTCGCCGACGAACAGGGCCGGCCGGTTCCCAGCCAGACGGAAGGCCGGGTCGTCCGGTGGCTCGTGCCGTTCGTTCCGGCGGGCGCCCGTCCGAGGTTCGTGATCCGCCCGGGGGCGTCGAAACTCCCGGGTCTGGCGCTGGCGGACCTGGAGGGAGGGATCGTTTCGGTGCGCGCGCCGGATCGGGAAATCACCCGCTTTTACCCCGTCGCGGGAACGACGCATCGGAAGCCCTGCTTTTATCCGCTCGTGGCGCGCGGGGCGAACGTCCTGCGCGGATTTCCGATCGAGGATCGACCCGGCGAGGCGCGCGACCATCCTCATCACTCGGGCATCTACCACGCGTTCGGGGACGTGAACGGCCGGGACTACTGGGCCAAGGTTCCGATCACGCACCGGCGGATCCTCGCGCGCGAGGCCGGCCCGGCCTGCGCGCGACTGGCCGTCGAGAACGCCTGGGGAGAGGACCTCGTCGAGATCCAGGACGTGCGGATCCTGAACGCCGGCGAGGATGCGGTCCTCGACTGGACGATCACGCTGCGGGCGGGGGCCGCCCCCGTCGCGCTCGGGACGAACCCCCGGATGGCCAAGGAGGGGAGCTTCGCCGTGCGCGTGGCCGCGGAGCTGAGCCGCAAGGGGGACGCGCCGGACCTCATGACCGACGCGCTCGGCAACCGCGGGGAAAAGGCGATCCGCGCGGCGGCGGCCCCGTGGGTGGATTACTCGGCCGAGGTGAACGGAAGGAAGATCGGCGTGGCGGTCTTCAATCACCCGTCGAGCTTCCGGTACCCGACCACTTGGCACGTGCGGGCGTACGGGCTTTTCGCGGCCAATCCGTGGTACGTGACGGAGGCCAAGGGACTGGACCGCAAGGGCGAGCAGACGCTGGGGCCGGGCGAGTCGGTGGTCCTGAGGTACCGCGTTTACGTCCACGGCGGCGACGCGGCCGAGGGAAAGGTGGCGGACGTCTTCGCCGGCTACGCGCACGCCGAGCCGGCGCGGGAATAG
- a CDS encoding Gfo/Idh/MocA family oxidoreductase, with protein sequence MRGSTRREFLAESLLAAAALPALPAAAAGPAPRRAGPNERLRVAVVGVRGQGRVHVSKWSALPDAEVVAVCDPDSNVVGDAMGAVERRTGRKPQHYADIRKLLEDKTVDVVSIATPNHWHVLASLWAVQAGKDVYVEKPLGHNLWEQRKLVEAARKYDRLVQMGNYPRSLESARSAVEFLKSGKFGRILLARGLCYNRRGSIGKKPDGPVPPGVDYDLWLGPAPERPFNPNRFHYNWHWNWDYGGGELANNGIYYLDMARWALGKSEHPRRILSVGGRLGYEDDGQTPNTQIVLYDYGDAQILQEVRGLPTGKYKDVAMGNVFHCENGYVASSISGMAAFDLRGELVQRFSGSGDHFRNFADAVKARDRARLNSEVLEGHLSTSLCHLGNISYRLGELRPLSQDAPFGAHEEANEAYRRMREHLVENGLEAARTPVRVGRALEFDSRTETFVNDAAATALLRREYRKPFVVPENV encoded by the coding sequence ATGCGCGGATCCACGAGGCGCGAATTCCTGGCAGAGTCCCTCCTGGCGGCGGCGGCCCTGCCCGCCCTTCCGGCGGCGGCGGCGGGACCCGCTCCGCGGCGGGCCGGACCCAACGAGCGGCTCCGCGTGGCGGTCGTCGGCGTGCGCGGGCAGGGTCGGGTGCACGTCTCCAAGTGGTCGGCTCTTCCCGACGCCGAGGTCGTGGCCGTCTGCGACCCGGATTCCAACGTGGTCGGCGACGCGATGGGGGCCGTCGAGCGGCGGACCGGCCGCAAGCCGCAGCATTACGCGGACATCCGGAAACTTCTTGAAGACAAGACCGTGGACGTCGTCTCGATCGCGACGCCCAACCACTGGCACGTCCTGGCGTCCCTCTGGGCGGTGCAGGCGGGCAAGGACGTCTACGTCGAAAAGCCGCTGGGGCACAATCTGTGGGAACAGCGCAAGCTCGTGGAGGCCGCCCGCAAGTACGATCGCCTCGTGCAGATGGGCAACTATCCGCGTTCCCTGGAGAGCGCCCGTTCCGCCGTCGAGTTCCTGAAATCGGGGAAGTTCGGCCGGATTCTCCTGGCGCGGGGGCTCTGCTACAACCGGCGCGGCTCGATCGGCAAGAAGCCCGACGGGCCCGTACCCCCCGGCGTGGACTACGATCTCTGGCTCGGCCCCGCCCCCGAACGGCCGTTCAATCCGAACCGGTTTCACTACAACTGGCACTGGAACTGGGACTACGGCGGCGGGGAACTCGCCAACAACGGCATCTACTACCTCGACATGGCGCGGTGGGCGCTCGGAAAGTCCGAGCATCCGCGCCGGATCCTCAGCGTCGGCGGCCGCCTGGGCTACGAAGACGACGGCCAGACGCCGAACACGCAGATCGTCCTCTATGACTACGGCGACGCGCAGATCCTCCAGGAGGTCCGGGGGCTTCCGACCGGAAAGTACAAGGACGTCGCGATGGGGAACGTCTTCCATTGCGAGAACGGCTACGTGGCCTCGAGCATCTCGGGCATGGCGGCGTTCGATCTGAGGGGGGAGCTGGTGCAGCGCTTCAGCGGGTCGGGGGACCATTTCCGGAACTTCGCCGACGCGGTCAAGGCCCGCGACCGCGCGCGGCTGAATTCCGAGGTGCTCGAGGGACACCTGTCGACGTCGCTGTGCCATCTGGGGAACATCTCGTATCGCCTGGGGGAACTGCGTCCGCTCTCGCAGGACGCCCCCTTCGGGGCGCACGAGGAGGCCAACGAAGCCTACCGGCGCATGCGGGAGCACCTCGTGGAAAACGGCCTGGAGGCGGCCCGCACCCCGGTGCGCGTCGGGCGGGCGCTGGAGTTCGATTCGCGCACGGAGACTTTCGTCAACGACGCGGCGGCGACGGCGCTGCTGCGGCGCGAGTACCGCAAGCCGTTCGTGGTGCCGGAGAACGTATGA
- a CDS encoding Gfo/Idh/MocA family oxidoreductase — translation MREFSRREFLLSAAAAAAASSAPRLASAAGPSRPVGANEILRVAVVGVKGRGLAHVSGFAKMKDVQVAAIVDIDENVIDQAMKTAERGSGKKPAFYQDIRKMLEDKTIDAVSIATTNHTHALFSIWSLQAGKHVYVEKPVSHNVWEGRKIVEAARKYNKICQTGTQCRSSAGLRRAIQFLQEGKLGKVKLARGLCYKRRGSIGKKPDGPVPPGVNYDLWLGPAPERPFNPNRFHYNWHWFWDYGNGDLGNQGIHQMDIARWGVGKNALSNKVISVGGRFGYEDDGETPNTQLCLYDYGDVQILFEVRGLETEAYRGAKIGVVFHCENGYLVNPTYTSATAFDLKGEKIEHFGGGDGDHFRNFVDAVRSGRREDLTADIEEGHLSSALCHLGNISYRLGKLEAMYKSNPFPDHDEATETFNRMKEHLAQNGVKADLTQLRVGRLLTLDPKTERFVGDEEANKLLTREYRKPFVVPENV, via the coding sequence ATGCGCGAGTTTTCCCGTCGAGAGTTTCTCTTGTCCGCCGCGGCCGCCGCGGCCGCCTCGTCCGCGCCCCGGCTCGCCTCGGCGGCGGGACCCTCCCGTCCCGTCGGAGCCAACGAGATCCTGCGCGTGGCCGTCGTGGGCGTCAAGGGCCGGGGCCTGGCCCACGTGAGCGGTTTCGCCAAGATGAAGGACGTCCAGGTCGCCGCGATCGTGGACATCGACGAGAACGTCATCGATCAGGCGATGAAGACCGCCGAGCGCGGCAGCGGAAAGAAGCCCGCCTTCTACCAGGACATCCGAAAGATGCTCGAGGATAAGACGATCGACGCCGTCTCGATCGCCACCACCAACCACACCCATGCGCTTTTTTCCATCTGGTCCCTCCAGGCGGGCAAGCACGTCTACGTGGAGAAGCCCGTCAGCCACAACGTCTGGGAAGGCCGCAAGATCGTGGAGGCCGCCCGCAAGTACAACAAGATCTGCCAGACGGGCACTCAATGCCGCTCCTCCGCGGGCCTGCGCCGGGCCATCCAGTTCCTGCAGGAGGGGAAGCTCGGCAAGGTGAAGCTCGCCCGGGGCCTCTGCTACAAGCGCCGCGGCTCGATCGGCAAGAAGCCCGACGGCCCGGTGCCCCCCGGCGTGAACTACGACCTCTGGCTCGGCCCCGCCCCCGAACGGCCCTTCAACCCGAACCGGTTCCACTATAACTGGCACTGGTTCTGGGACTACGGCAACGGCGACCTCGGCAACCAGGGCATCCATCAGATGGACATCGCCCGGTGGGGTGTGGGGAAGAACGCGCTCTCCAACAAGGTCATTTCCGTGGGCGGCCGCTTCGGCTACGAAGACGACGGAGAGACCCCCAACACCCAGCTCTGCCTGTACGACTACGGCGACGTCCAGATCCTCTTCGAGGTGCGCGGGCTGGAGACCGAAGCCTACCGCGGGGCGAAGATCGGCGTCGTCTTCCACTGCGAAAACGGCTACCTCGTCAACCCGACCTACACGAGCGCCACGGCGTTCGATCTGAAGGGAGAAAAGATCGAGCACTTCGGCGGCGGCGACGGCGATCACTTCCGCAACTTCGTGGACGCCGTCCGCTCCGGCCGCCGCGAGGACCTGACGGCCGACATCGAGGAAGGACACCTCTCGAGCGCGCTGTGCCATCTGGGCAACATCTCCTACCGGCTCGGCAAGCTCGAGGCGATGTACAAGTCCAACCCCTTCCCGGATCACGACGAGGCCACCGAGACCTTCAACCGCATGAAGGAGCACCTCGCGCAGAACGGCGTGAAGGCTGATCTCACCCAGCTTCGCGTGGGCCGGCTCCTGACGCTCGATCCCAAGACCGAGCGGTTCGTGGGAGACGAGGAAGCCAACAAGCTCCTCACGCGCGAGTACCGCAAACCCTTCGTGGTGCCCGAGAACGTCTGA